Below is a genomic region from Prunus persica cultivar Lovell chromosome G3, Prunus_persica_NCBIv2, whole genome shotgun sequence.
TTGTCCTAATATGCATTATATTGGCTTATACGGCATGACTTTAAGGCATGGGAGTCTCAAAAAACCACAAGTCACAATCTTATATGTCGTTATCTATTTGCTTTTGGGTTCTACAATTTGCTAGatactttgaaattttgtgcttGTTAATTTAATGGCTATTGCCAACCCTGCACAGTGTTTGATGTGAAActaattgttttctttcaaaggaacaaaacttcaaaattttggatttgttATCATCAACGGTTGTGttgaaattttacagattCGAGAATTCACCCGAGCGATTTCGCATTATCCACTGCATTCCAATGGTCTCATAGATGCTCCAAAGAACCTTGCAGACATTGTTGAATCAACGATAGGAGCAGTTTTCATGGACTGCAACTCAATTGACACTGTGTGGGAGGTCTGCATTCTCATGTCCTCATATTTGTTTCAAATGTTTGTTGTTAAACCATTCTCACTAGaatgtttgtctttttttcGAAAAATTTAGGCGTTTAAGGATTTGTTGGAGCCGATAATAAATCCGGGGACGATAAAGACGCATCCTGTTACACAGCTTTATGAAATATGCCAAAAGAACAATCTAAAACTTCGGTTTGTAAATTTGTGGGAGGAAAGCCACAcggttgaggttttcataaaCAATGAGATTGTTGGAAGAGGTACTTATAGTCTTAAAAAGGAAGTCGCACAAAACAGAGCAGCAAAAGATGCATTGGACAACATTTGGAAAGTATTAggtgaggaaaaagaaaatgcccAAGACCAAGACCAAGAGGCAAATTGTCAATCTGGGGAACTACCTGAAATGAAAAATCTTAATGTGTAGCCTCCAATTTTCTTGGGATTGTCTTGAATTAGATTAAGTTGAATTAAGTACCGAGCTACATTTTGTGATGCgtcggactaaaaaataaatattgtaatatttaaatttaattaaggattctgacattttttttaaacgctTTATGATATCTTTtttagaataataatatgtaaGCTATTTTCAAGtgtatttttgttaatttatgttctaaaaaaataattgaaacaaTAATGGAATtctattaacaaaaaaaattagataataacATCATAGTAGAAATaaacaattaataaataaaatttaagcttaattaattaattaattataaaataataaaatatttgagaaAACCACAAatatcttctcttcttccccTACCCCGTCACCTCACCACCTAAGATCCTCCTCAAACCACACAGCTCAGGCCATGCTTTCCACACACACAATCATACCTCTTCTCCTTCCTATCACCCCACTTTGCCCCTAATTAAGGCCATTAGATTCTGACCCACATCAACAAAACGAAGAAGATGGGgatgattatgatgatgatggggtCCTATTGGATTGCTCACAGTCAATTGTGTAGGGGATGTTGTGGTTGTGCAGGGGAGGTGGAGACGTCAAGTTTCTGGGTTATGCAGTGAGTTGGGTGGTGATGGGTGTTTAATTAGGTATGGTTTTTGTTGTCGATATGGTTTACTGAAAACACAAATCCAGAAAATTCAGTTCcaggtgaagaagaagaagaaattggtgTAGTTCGGACTTGCATGTTCTCTTTAGCGAGTTTGCTATTTTGCAAACCACTTTTCAACATAGCTATGTTAGAGGAGCGAGTGAAAGGTCTTTTTTACTGTTGAATTATATAATCTCATTTAAGTTAGTCTCCTCTTTCTTactaaatatgaatttttaatgttatttaaGTCAATTCAGTTCAGTGATGCGTACCAAACACAGCCTAAATTCTTATAGGCTTGATTGTTGGAGTTGTTGGATTTTGAGATATCTTGATGTGATCTGTGAGATCAATCTCAAGCTAGAAAATCCAGAAATGTGATATGGGAGAAAATTTGTTCTCTCTAGCTTCTTGAGCACACTTGCTATATTATCTTGGAATGCTAAATATGAGAAGTCAAGGCTGATTATATCACACAGCCAGAACTAGGAACGCCACACATATAAGAGTGACTATGTGGCTTCATCTAAGCCTTACAAAATAAAGTAGCattaatacaacaaaaaacaTGACAAGTTTCTGTCCAAAAAGTTTCAAGACCTATACTTAACTATACTATTACAACAGGTGCATTAATCATAATTTTGATACAGATAGgtgtttcttatgtttatatCAGCTTCAAAAAGTTTGAACCTGACAACAAATGCTTGTCTGTGCCACTGCCTATTGTTGCAGCTGAATTTAGCTGAGAATcctttataaattataatggcCTTGTTCGACAGAAAGGAAGATCTACTTCATGGTTGAACTAAAAACAACACCCAAATGGCTCAAAAGTATATTCAAAACTCCAAAAACTCCCACATCTGAAATATACGAAAGAGAGACTCTTTTTTAATAGCCGCTTTCAGTGAACTCATTACACGACCTTACTTGGACAGGATCTGTTCTGTAGGTTGTACATCTGTATCCTTGATTTCTAAGGAGACAGGAACCAAAGTCTGGTGGGGATGAACCATGACCGTTGGGATCAGAGGGTGATTAGCCAGCTTCGAGGTCTTCGATCATTGTGGCAGTAGAGGATCGTTCTCAGTCGCTGATATCAAGCTGGCTGGGCCGCTGGGGTGGTCACAGCCTCACAGGGTTGTCTGACAGACCTCCCCCGaaattccctttttttttttttttttttcacttcgTATGATATTACCAAGTTATTGGGCTTGGCTGTTTGGGCTTCCATTTTCCAGGCGCTAGATATATGAAGGctttttatctatatatataaagcaaaaggcagagaatggtgaaacattcaaaataccagaaaatgcccttggttaatgcaaacattaagaattgaaattattaattaaatgaggataatatggtaaattcacaatttttcgtattaaaaaattaaaattaaaagaaaattcagataatggatcctatttttatggaacacaaatatccattatcttttttaattctaaaataaatttaaattttttttaaaaaaacctctcgcatgcgcggaagcgcgtgcagagaggctagtttatttattaagtcaaTACTACCACCTCTCTTACTACTATActcataaaattttgtttgcaatttttgttCTGGTTTACAAAGAGATTGCAAAATCACCATCTTGTATTTTTCTTACAAGTAAGAAATAGTCATAGCCTCTCAAATTCTTTcatagttagtaaaatacgaataaaatacgtacgtgttttattctgaaattttttggcACATTACAACTGAAAAGTTCAGCCATTATACAATATTTAAAtatctattatttttattcaataatatataaaaattatgtgtataataaataaatttcgtgtgtattattgaaaattttgtgaaaaatacgtgtattaaacatgaaaaatatgtatgttCGTGTATTGTAcgtttgcttttaaaaaaagtgtaTTTTAAAGTCTTTAAGATGTGTATGGAAAACGaaaatattattgaaaaatacagaTGTACGCATATAATATGAGTATTAAACGAgaaaaatgctaaattctttatacgggtaataactctagaaaagtaaagaaatcaaaaagggacaaTAGAAATTCGGGcaatggcctaatagtaaaGGATAATGCTTTAAATTACTCTTATCATTATCAATAActaaaaataaggaaaaaaatttatttatttatttattaattaaaaatgtaTCCCAATGCAACTATACTCTtcattaatatttatttaaaaaaaaaacccccccATATAGCCGCACGCATATGGCTTAGGTGGCgattttttaacaaaagtaCAGTTGCGCGGTTAtactattaattaaaaaaaatccctgtacagccgatcggctatactatttattaaaaacatatatttaaaaaaaaaccataatatagccgcgcggctatactatttattaataaaaagcACCCTTGCTCAATCACCAGGAGAAGAAACAAGCTTCAAATTGTCCCATTAATCCAAGAgctcttgaaaaaaaaaacaaaaaaacaaaaaaaccaaacgcTCGCAACAGAGGAGCCTTCTTCTCTCAAACATAGCCTCCTTTGTATTGGTAAATCTGCAGCCTCCTTTGAATCATCGATGCCATTATAAGCTTATGTTAATAAGTAAAGTTTTGATCTCATTCACTCTATGAATGACAACTCAACTCCAAAAACATTCAAATTCCAAGTCGTTTTTTCACCTAGGTTGTTTGAGCCTCTACCaaattctcttcttctccatgcCATCTTCTCTTGATTCCTCACCAACATATAAATTGAAAACCTCATAATCAGTCGATTTTTCACCAAAATGAAAGTTGAAAATACTAAATCGTTGTATAGTTTAGTAAACAAATTCGAAACCCCCAATTCTCATGAACCTTGGACTTGTGCAGACGACGCCAAGGAGATTGGGGTTGTTCTCTGTCGTgaatgtttgtgttttttaagggtttagagtaattatattgaatttaattttaaaatattttaaaattaatgaaacTTATGGAATTGAAACATTTCACTTGATTTGCTAACAATTGCAAATGCAGTgaccaaaatcagaaaattgaaattttggtgatcaaaattaaattcgaCCCTAATCTCAATgaccaaaaatataattacctCTAATCACAATTAACCATAAACCcaaacaaaattcacaaactcaacataacaaaaaccctaaaacaactTATGAGCCTAAACGAACCCTACCATCACCACctgaaaaaacataaaataaaataacataagagtaattgaaattggttttgggctttttatatatataaatataatgtgATTTGGGCTTGGTGGCCCATGAAGTAGTCAAATGGTCTTCCTAAAGGAAGGGCCCCGATCCTTCTGGAATAAATCcatgtgaaaagaaaattcgTGGAACCAACAAAATACACAATTCCAACATAAGAGGAAAAccaatttcttttcctattctgtgtattcttcttaACCAACACGAACTGGGACTCTGATATTTGAGAACAAAAACCTTCCGAATACGAGCAAAGCCACACAAACCAGAaaagcagagagaaagagagagagatggatttTGAGCTGaggagagcgagagagaagCTGGACAAGGAGCAGAAGGAGAGGAAAGAGACGGCGaggaagaaattggaaagGGAGAGAAAGCGTAAAGAAGAAGCTAAGAAGCAAAGAGAAGCCATTGATGCTGAGAGATCCAGCCGCCTCTTCGATGCCGCCCAAGCCCAGCTTAAGGTTCGTTTCTAAAACCCCATTATTCTTCCGATCACTTTGATTGTTGAAATTGGTATTTGCATGATTTTAAGCTTGTTTTATATGTTTGATTGTTTCAATGATTGGAAAGAGTATCTGAGATTGCTCAGTTCTTTGAAAGTTGATGACTTTATTCATAGAAAACTGCGTAGCTCTTTGAAAGTTTATGACTTTATTCATAGaaagccctttttttttttttttttttcattaatccCTGGAAACTTTCAAACATATAATGCCTTGGCAATCAATGTCATTGGAATTGAATAGCTATGCTTACAATGTGCCTGGGAAAATCACAATGATTATTGATTTATTCCTAGGTATGGCCTAAACTTACCCAAATATATATCGCATAATAAATTTCTATTTTAGTCTCCATATCGATATTGACACGCTCCCCTTAATCTATACtttcatgaaaaataaaaaataaacctttTATCTTGGTAATTTGGGCTTGCCAACCTTTGGGACTTAATGTGATATGCAATCAATTTAAGGGGAAGTTCAAGTTCTTTCAGTTGATTAGTTGCAAGAAATGCCTATTTCCTAACGCCTATTTCCTCAGGTTGATCAACAAATGCAAGAAAGTCTACTGGTCGGACGAGGAATCATGTTTTACCGTGTATTGGAAGCAGTACCTTTTCAGGGTAGTGGAGATAAGATCAAGCTCCCATCTTCCTGCTTCAATGAATTGCAAGAACAAGGTGCTTTTGATCAGGGACCTTTATACTTTAAATTGTCGTCAGTTCATCAAGAGGCTTCTTCAGAAATGATTGATGCTGATAAGGACAAGGGTAGGAGCACCCATTCAGGTGTTTTGGAGTTCACTGCCGAGGAAGGTTTTGTTGGCCTCCCCCCTCATGTATGGCAGAATTTATTTCCAGCAGAGACACCAAGTATTCCTCTGATTGAAGTTCGCTATGTCTGGCTGTCTAAAGGGACTTATGCAAAACTTCAACCTCTTAGGGCAGGTTTTTCAGACTTGCCCAATCACAAGGCCATCCTTGAAACAAGCCTTCGTCAGCATGCAACCCTTTCTGAAGATGATATATTTATAGTTAACTATGGTGAGCTGGTATATAAGTTACAGGTCCTTGAATTAAGACCCTCCTCAAGTGTATCTGTTCTAGAAACAGATATTGAAGTTGACATAGTTGGTGCTGATACAGCTTCAGAAAAGACTCATGAGAATGTCCTAAAACCACTTACATTTGGAACATCAGAATCTGGAATGGTTGATGAAGGGAACTACACGTATTACAAGTTCTCAATAGATAATAATACTTGGGAGAAAATTGCTTCGGTAGATGCGAAAGTTGAGGTGAGAATAGACGCAGAGCCAAATTCTGGGGATACTGATATTTATATTTCCAAGCATCCTCTCATATTCCCAACAAGGCACCAGCATGAATGGTCATCTCATGACATTGGTTCGAAGGTATTGATCCTTAGCTCTAAAGATAAGAGCTTGGAAGCAGGAACTTACAGTGTTGGTATTTATGGTTTTAAGGGAACAACTAAGTACCAAGTATCTGTGAATGTTCAAGATGACAGTAATCGGAAGGTAGGTCAGCAGGCTGTGTCTTCCTCATCATCAATGGAGATGGATACTGTAGAGTGTAAGAACTGTAAACGTTATATACCCAGTCGGACTATAGGACTTCATGAAGCCTATTGTAGCAGACATAATGTTGTTTGTCAGCACGCTGGTTGTGGAGTTGTTCTTAGGGTTGAGGAGGCCAAGAATCATGTGCATTGTCAGCAATGTGGGCAAGCTTTTCACCAGGGAGAAATGGAAAAGCACATGAAAGTGTTCCATGAGCCGCTTCACTGCCCCTGTGGAATTGTGCTTGAGAAGGAAGAGATGGTAAGCTATATTTTTCTGCCCCTTTCCTTTCTGCATCattacattttcatttcattggtaaaattttaaatCGAATCATTAGTCTATGAACTTGGGAAGGCTGAAATTTTCTCTCCATGTTTGCAGGTGCAACACCAAGCCTCAGTTTGCCCCCTGCGCCTTATTGCTTGTCGGTTCTGTGGGGACATGGTTCACGCTGGAAGTTCTGCTTTAGATGTTCGGGACAGATTGAGAGGGTTGTCTGAGCACGAGAGTGCATGCGGGTCGAGAACTGCCCCGTGTGATTCATGTGGGCGTTCTGTCATGTTGAAGGACATGGACATCCACCGGGTTGCTGTGCATCAGAAGAATTAAAGCCAGGCATGAGTTCCCAGTTTCCCTGCATTGCCAAAGCCTGCTTGTGTGTTTGAATTGTGCCcttgtaaaatataattgctgcTATGTATTGACCTGAGATAAAGGAATAAAAGGAAGGAGAGCCAAGATCTGATTGTATTATATGATTATTCAACTGTATCTTTTGTGCATGTGACGATGGATCTATGTTTTTGCTGGACATAGAATGAAGCAAagaatttagagaaaaaaagttgaataTTTAATGAGAAAGATGTCTGCCATTCACTGTGAGTGGATCATTGGCAAATGTGAAAATGCTGTTAACTTTACATTAACGTGCCGCCATGTTCCTGTTTACACAACTTTACAAATATGTTTCACCTACAATCTAATGTGCTCAAGTACAGGTCAACAACATCCATACCAGCATGAGTAATGTTTTAACCTACAAGCTACCAATTCAATGTATCAATGCTCACAATCAGCATACCGCATTACTGTCAcactaaaaaatttcttctttttttccgcGACTAGCATTAAACACGTTGGATTGTGGAAGTTGACAATGCAAAATGAATGCCGCTAGAAAtacaactttacaattgaAGTTCAAACTTCGAAGTCCTTAAATTATGGGCGTGCCAAGCTTTCCACCTAGAGCTCCCACGTTCTCAATGTGAGTTGTATTTGAGTGCAGTGCTACAACTCTAGCCTTGAAATAGTAACATATCCCTGGAAGAGccatgaaaagaaagaaatacctTAAAACAAAGGACCTACCACTCCCATAATTTTCTTCCTACTTTTGGAcactgttttcttcttctttctttttcatgccAGTAAACCTAGCAAGAGCAAATAAGTCCAATACTAGTGCTTCGCTTTAGAGCTCAGATCCCATTCATGGCCCACGTGTCCACATTCCAACAGTCAAAAAGCACAGAAATAAGTAGCCGTTTGAAATGTACAGACGTGGGCCCTACCTTTTCGGCTGCCAACATAAAGAGACACTCAATTCACCTTCCCACATGCCGACAACCAAAATCCCAGTGGCCCCAGCGATTACAAAAAAactctccttctcttttccGTTTCTAACACAGATTCAACTTTTAATTTCCTCATTAATTccaaaattacatattttaattatccATTAAATCGAAAACCATAACCGAAGCGACTGTTAGTAACATCGTCATCACTAACGTTGCTTCGTTTGATTCGTTTCCCTAGCCGACTGACAGCGACTCGCGTCTTTTAACCAACACTTTCCGTCGCTTTCTCTACACAGCAGGCGCATTTTAGCACCAGCCACTGTCTTCACCGGCCTGCGACTTTCAAGGCCCCTGCTTTGTCTGGAGAGCCTTTTTATATTGCTTTTCGTGCTTTCCGGTTGAACTCAGACGCTGCGTTTTGGTCTTGATGAGGACTTGAGGTTGTTGTGTTTGGCTTGTCAAGGAGAGAAGAAGTGAGTTCAGTTCGTCCGGCGTAATAGAGGTAAGACTGCTTGTGCTTCTGAATCTTAAAGCTTAATGCGTGTTTGGTTGTCGAGAAAGTTCGGAGGGGAAGGATCCAATACGTACAGACTTCAAAAGATTGTGACT
It encodes:
- the LOC18784425 gene encoding uncharacterized protein LOC18784425, which codes for MDFELRRAREKLDKEQKERKETARKKLERERKRKEEAKKQREAIDAERSSRLFDAAQAQLKVDQQMQESLLVGRGIMFYRVLEAVPFQGSGDKIKLPSSCFNELQEQGAFDQGPLYFKLSSVHQEASSEMIDADKDKGRSTHSGVLEFTAEEGFVGLPPHVWQNLFPAETPSIPLIEVRYVWLSKGTYAKLQPLRAGFSDLPNHKAILETSLRQHATLSEDDIFIVNYGELVYKLQVLELRPSSSVSVLETDIEVDIVGADTASEKTHENVLKPLTFGTSESGMVDEGNYTYYKFSIDNNTWEKIASVDAKVEVRIDAEPNSGDTDIYISKHPLIFPTRHQHEWSSHDIGSKVLILSSKDKSLEAGTYSVGIYGFKGTTKYQVSVNVQDDSNRKVGQQAVSSSSSMEMDTVECKNCKRYIPSRTIGLHEAYCSRHNVVCQHAGCGVVLRVEEAKNHVHCQQCGQAFHQGEMEKHMKVFHEPLHCPCGIVLEKEEMVQHQASVCPLRLIACRFCGDMVHAGSSALDVRDRLRGLSEHESACGSRTAPCDSCGRSVMLKDMDIHRVAVHQKN
- the LOC18781673 gene encoding ribonuclease 3-like protein 3; translated protein: MPTMGAQAEEYQTLHMDEVLSSEAEKSTTLTDEEAQPNLEEVEKIIGYSFTNKVLLKEAFTHSSFLSTERSASSYERLEYVGDAVLNLLFSREQYNLYPDLPPGRLTRLRAANVDTEKLARVAIKHGLHRYLRHKKPFLEEQIREFTRAISHYPLHSNGLIDAPKNLADIVESTIGAVFMDCNSIDTVWEAFKDLLEPIINPGTIKTHPVTQLYEICQKNNLKLRFVNLWEESHTVEVFINNEIVGRGTYSLKKEVAQNRAAKDALDNIWKVLGEEKENAQDQDQEANCQSGELPEMKNLNV